One Coffea arabica cultivar ET-39 chromosome 5c, Coffea Arabica ET-39 HiFi, whole genome shotgun sequence DNA window includes the following coding sequences:
- the LOC113689162 gene encoding protein FAR1-RELATED SEQUENCE 5-like gives MGSKPSPCRQLHFEEFKEQKKDFDIVNEGNIHDIEETSGLNSVKDLNKIHSSIPNKTIPHIGMEFETEDQAWQYYLAYGKLVRFVVRKSKSHNDKYGKLIARTFCCSAEGKRGKDKRDGSVKVPRPETRCGCLARMKVNSRQTGKFRVIEFVVEHNHYLSRPNKTHLYRSHRSITSNLAVDIEMAHNVGIALKVAHELMARKAGGRENVGFIPEDYKNYLRSKRTRDVKIGDTGGVLEYLQKMQFEDPNFFYAIQVDEDDLITNIFWSDGKMKANYANFGDVIYFDTTYRKNKEGRPIALFVGVNHHKQTTIFGAALLYDETSMTFEWLFDTFTRAMSGKKPMTILTDQDAAMAKALASKWSDTHHRLCIWHIYQNAAIHLSSAFTEFKSFAHDFSTCIYDFEEEEDFVAEWNRMLEKYDLQNNDWLKRLFGIKEKWALVYGRQYFCADMTTTQRSESMNSVLKRYVNYKHNFLESFNHFQRLLEDRRYEELKADFRANISFLALQYPCELLKHAANMYTPKAFKCFQTEWCKSLDAKFHDCGEVESVRNCRNFQFTGIFCSHILKVFMMRNIVKIPSEYILKRWTRKGKTGFFGDEDSTVDTNNLDPKLVSSMRYRELCRIYVQLATRAAETEETYKIAKDSLLKMLEEVDAKLQGEVASQKSNETTNRMSQSGKAVGEGSGNKIKGIKAKAKTTSGKRLRSSLEKVSNKRKSTNKSRGGAKVTTSGPPLSSTQADSSQSMNVENFKKDAQHSISMTRLLEEQQARSVESLVKNNLGEHNNVISFASVSDGRVTETTVVGVRCNNYSGSQIPRQGGNNVQDL, from the exons ATGGGAAGCAAACCTTCACCTTGCCGTCAATTACACTTCGAAGAATTCAAAGAGCAAAAGAAGGACTTTGACATTGTTAATGAAGGCAACATACATGATATTGAGGAGACGAGTGGGCTCAACTCTGTTAAGGACTTGAATAAAATCCACTCATCTATCCCTAATAAAACTATTCCACACATAGGCATGGAGTTTGAAACTGAAGATCAGGCTTGGCAATACTATTTGGCATATGGCAAACTAGTTAGATTTGTTGTTAGAAAAAGTAAAAGCCACAATGACAAGTATGGCAAATTGATTGCTAGGACATTTTGTTGCAGCGCTGAAGGAAAACGGGGAAAAGATAAACGAGATGGTAGCGTGAAAGTCCCTCGCCCAGAAACAAGGTGTGGTTGTTTGGCACGAATGAAAGTTAATAGTCGCCAAACTGGCAAGTTCCGTGTGATTGAATTTGTGGTAGAGCATAATCATTACCTTTCACGTCCAAATAAAACTCATCTATATAGAAGCCACAGGAGTATTACTTCTAACTTAGCTGTTGACATTGAAATGGCACATAATGTCGGAATAGCACTAAAAGTAGCTCATGAGCTTATGGCTAGGAAAGCTGGTGGACGAGAGAATGTAGGTTTTATTCCTGAAgattataaaaattatttgcGTTCTAAGAGAACAAGAGATGTGAAGATAGGGGATACAGGAGGGGTTCTTGAATATTtacaaaaaatgcaatttgaggaccctaattttttttatgcGATACAAGTTGATGAAGATGATCTGATAACTAACATATTCTGGTCTGATGGAAAGATGAAAGCAAATTATGCAAATTTTGGAGATGTTATCTACTTTGACACaacttacaggaaaaataaagaagGCCGACCAATTGCATTATTTGTGGGTGTAAACCATCATAAGCAAACTACTATTTTTGGTGCTGCTTTGTTATATGACGAAACTTCAATGACTTTTGAGTGGTTATTTGATACTTTTACTAGAGCTATGTCTGGGAAAAAGCCTATGACAATTCTCACAGACCAAGATGCAGCAATGGCTAAGGCATTAGCTTCTAAATGGTCTGACACACATCATCGCCTTTGTATTTGGCACATCTATCAGAATGCTGCCATTCATTTGAGTAGTGCTTTTActgaattcaaaagttttgctCATGATTTTAGTACATGCATATATGATTTCgaggaagaagaagattttGTTGCAGAATGGAACAGAATGTTAGAAAAATAT gatCTTCAAAATAATGACTGGTTGAAACGATTATTCGGAATAAAGGAGAAGTGGGCATTAGTATATGGGCGCCAATATTTTTGTGCAGACATGACTACAACTCAAAGAAGTGAGAGTATGAACAGTGTTCTCAAAAGGTATGTGAATTATAAACACAATTTTCTTGAGTCTTTTAATCATTTTCAGAGGCTACTTGAAGATCGCCGTTATGAAGAGTTAAAAGCTGATTTTAGGGCAAATATAAGCTTTTTAGCATTACAGTATCCTTGTGAGCTCTTGAAACATGCAGCGAATATGTACACGCCTAAAGCTTTCAAGTGCTTTCAAACTGAATGGTGCAAGTCTTTAGATGCTAAATTTCATGATTGTGGTGAAGTTGAATCTGTGAGAAA TTGTAGAAATTTTCAATTTACTGGAATTTTTTGTTCTCATATTTTGAAAGTTTTTATGATGAGAAATATTGTCAAGATTCCAAGTGAATACATATTAAAGAGATGGACACGCAAAGGAAAAACTGGATTTTTTGGAGATGAAGATTCTACTGTTGACACCAACAATTTAGATCCTAAATTGGTCTCAAGCATGCGGTATAGAGAATTGTGCAGGATATATGTTCAATTAGCTACACGAGCAGCGGAAACAGAGGAAACATACAAAATTGCAAAAGATAGTCTTCTTAAGATGCTTGAAGAGGTGGATGCAAAATTACAGGGTGAAGTAGCCTCTCAAAAATCAAATGAAACTACTAATCGCATGAGCCAATCCGGGAAAGCAGTTGGTGAAGGAAGTGGTAATAAAATCAAAGGGATCAAAGCTAAGGCAAAAACTACTTCTGGTAAAAGGTTGAGAAGTAGTTTAGAAAAGGTTTCAAATAAGAGAAAATCAACAAATAAAAGTCGAGGTGGAGCAAAAGTTACAACCTCAGGACCACCATTATCATCAACACAG GCTGATTCAAGTCAATCAATGaatgttgaaaattttaaaaaggatgCACAACATTCAATCAGTATGACTAGGTTACTGGAG GAACAACAAGCACGTAGCGTTGAAAGTTTAGTAAAGAACAACTTAGGGGAACATAACAATGTGATTAGCTTTGCAAGTGTAAGTGATGGCCGTGTTACTGAAACAACCGTTGTTGGTGTTAGATGCAATAACTACAGTGGCAGTCAAATTCCACGTCAAGGTGGCAACAATGTTCAGGATCTTTAA